In Candidatus Krumholzibacteriia bacterium, the genomic window AGAGGTATCGCCACAGACGAGGACGGTGTCGGTGTCGCGGACGCGCTCCCGCCAGCGGGCGGCGAGCTTTTCCGCGTGGCCCACCCATTCGGGGCCGAAGCGATCCATGGGCTTGTCGACTGCGAAGCCGAGGTGCAGATCGGAGACGGCGAAGAGGGACATAAGCGGACGCTAGCACAGCCCGGGAACCGCCTGCAGCGGCTCGTTCAGTGCCCGGCCCGCGCCGCGAAGAGAGGGCGCTCGATCTTCCAGCCGCCGCGGGTGAGGCAGAGACGATCGCCACTGGTGAAGCGCCTGAGGGAGTCCCCCATACCGACGCGGTACTCCACGGTATAGGTCACGTCGACGATGCCGCGGCCCCGATCGGCGACGGCGAAGTCGCGGCAGCGGAGCTCGACCATATCCGGCAGCGGCACCATTTCGTTCGCATCCGCCGGGGTGAAGTGGGCGAAACACTCCAACGCCGAAAGGTGCCGGCGTTCGAGCATGCAGTGCCAATAATTGGCGATGGTGGTCTGCGGCCGAGCATAGGCTTCAGGCGGCTCCGGCGCGCTGTCGCGCAGCGAGCCGAGCAATGCCAGGAGCATCGGCAGGAGAAGAGGGTTCACCGGTGGGGGCAACCTGATGAAGGGGAAGCGCGACGACGATTTAGCCGCCGTGTTCATGATAGCAGAAACCGAGTTCGCGCATCCAGTGCCGGTCGATGCAGATGCTTTCAATCGTCCTTGGGAGGCGGCAGGCCTTCGTCACGCGGACTGTTGAGGAAGAAACGGAAGCCCAGGAGAACTGCGACGCTGTCCAGGTGGTCCAGATCGTCCACCAGTTCGTGCCGCTGGGTCAGCGTGTAGCGCGCTCCGAGCTGCAGCATCCAATTCTTCCCCAGGATGAGGAGCGCCGAAATGCCTGCTTCTCCCGCCAGCAGCAAGTCGCTCGCTGTGTTCGGCTGGATCCCGGCGATGTTCCGGACCCATCGGGTCACGGCGAGGAATCCCAGACCGCACTGCAACTCCGGCTTCAGGTACCCCTTGCGCATTCCACTCCGGGTGTAGCGCAGTCGCAGCATGAGCGGGTTGGCCTCGATGCGGTAGGTGCGCACGCTCTCGGGAAGCAAGAGCTCCGCGGGGTCGAGGATCGGCTCGTAGGGCACCTCCTGAGTGCCGTAGACGCCGAACGAACCTTCGAGGAGGAGGTTGTCGTTGAGGTGCGAGCCGATGCCAAGCTCCAGCTGGCCGATCGTGCGCGAATCGACGACGTCGCCGCTCACATCGCCGGTGAGAACGGTGGCACCGCCCGTGACGGCCAGGTAGGTCCGCGGCATCGCCGCTGCTAGCGCGGGCAGCAGGACGAGAGCCAGCGTCGCCGACAGCAGAATGGGCGGCAGCGTCCCGGTCCGAAGAACGAGAGCCGTCGTTCCCGAAAACCATCGAGCGTTGCGGAGCATGGTTCCTCGTCTCGTGCCGAGCAGACTGGAGGATCACGGCCAAGTTAGGGACGGCCCACGCTCGACGCCAGCACTCTCGGCGAGGATCCGCGACGAACCCGCTCGCCGCACCCAGGCGGCACGAGCTGCGCTCTGATTCTTTCCGCCGCGCTAGCGCAACGATTCGAGCCGGCGCTGCCATTCCACCCGGCTCGCTGCCTCGGTGGCGTTCGCCGCCAGCCAGCCGGCGTAGGCCTGGGCCCGCGGTCGCAGCTCCGGGGACACGGCGCTCTCCTCCACCAGCCGGCGCCCGAGTTCCTCCACCTGCTGCCGGAACTCCTGCCGTTGCCGCCGCGGCCACACGAGCGCGTCCAGCGCGGTGAGGTTCGCGCCGCCGGGCGGCGCCGCGCTGCGGACGTAGAATCGGCTGGCCGGCGCCGCTTTCCCCGCGGCGCCGTGCAACCACGCATCCATCGACCCGAGCTCCGTCACTTCCGGCGCTGCCGCTGCAGCAAAGCGCTCGCGCGCTCCTCGCGCTGCGAGCGTGTCCCCCGCCAGCGCCGCGGCGACGAAATCGCGCACCGGCAGTGCGGTGACCTCGTCGGCCGGAGCCTCGAGCTGCGTGGCGTGCATCGCTTCCATCCTTCCAGTCGAAAGGGTGGCCAGCGGCGACGGTTTCTCCTCCGCCGCGGTGCCAGGAACGGGCGCTACTCTCATCTTCGAACTCGACTCGACTTCACGGCCCAGAGCGGCAGGACTCGGAGAGGCCAGATCCTTTGCTGGCTCGCTCGCAGCTTCTGGGGAACTCTTCTGCGCCTGAACTCCGGCTGGCTGAGGTTCGCCCGTAGGCTTCGAGGCAGACTTCCCCGGCGCATCGCTCCTGGAGGGAGCAGCGGAAGTCGCAGGCGCAACTCCGGAGCCGGATTCGGGCGCCACCAAGCGCTGGCGCCTCCCCAGCGCACCGACCGCCGCCGGAGCTGGCGCCGAAGGGCTCGCAGCGGCAGGTGGTTCCTGGCTGAATTCTTGTTTCACCGCGCTCCGCCCGCTCGCTTCCCGTTTCGCGAGTGGATTCTCGACCCGACCAGTCTCTGTTGCCCGTTCCTCCGCGAGTGCATTCTCCGCGCTACGTTTTTCTTTGGCCGGTTCCGCCGCGTCTCGATGCGCCTCGATGGGTTCCACCGCGTCCTGGCTCTGCGTGTCCTGCGCCTTTTCCGCCGGAGCAGCCGGCGCCGGAGACGGCGCCAGAGCGACGTCCCGCCCCTGCTGCAACGGCTCGATCC contains:
- a CDS encoding outer membrane beta-barrel protein translates to MLRNARWFSGTTALVLRTGTLPPILLSATLALVLLPALAAAMPRTYLAVTGGATVLTGDVSGDVVDSRTIGQLELGIGSHLNDNLLLEGSFGVYGTQEVPYEPILDPAELLLPESVRTYRIEANPLMLRLRYTRSGMRKGYLKPELQCGLGFLAVTRWVRNIAGIQPNTASDLLLAGEAGISALLILGKNWMLQLGARYTLTQRHELVDDLDHLDSVAVLLGFRFFLNSPRDEGLPPPKDD
- a CDS encoding zf-HC2 domain-containing protein, encoding MPENVHVGERLSAYLDDELEPKVRAAVAAHLAACATCAGELEELRLLQAQLLETAVPDPGTAYWSSFTNRVQARLPTAGASAPSSWLERLSSWFLPSGGLGWVRLAGALATVTLVAYLGMRGFRPESAGRIEPLQQGRDVALAPSPAPAAPAEKAQDTQSQDAVEPIEAHRDAAEPAKEKRSAENALAEERATETGRVENPLAKREASGRSAVKQEFSQEPPAAASPSAPAPAAVGALGRRQRLVAPESGSGVAPATSAAPSRSDAPGKSASKPTGEPQPAGVQAQKSSPEAASEPAKDLASPSPAALGREVESSSKMRVAPVPGTAAEEKPSPLATLSTGRMEAMHATQLEAPADEVTALPVRDFVAAALAGDTLAARGARERFAAAAAPEVTELGSMDAWLHGAAGKAAPASRFYVRSAAPPGGANLTALDALVWPRRQRQEFRQQVEELGRRLVEESAVSPELRPRAQAYAGWLAANATEAASRVEWQRRLESLR